Sequence from the Lacerta agilis isolate rLacAgi1 chromosome 6, rLacAgi1.pri, whole genome shotgun sequence genome:
ATGTTCCAGCTGCATCACCCTGCTCCCAATCTTTGCTTATTGACAGATCACTCCTTCAACTGGAAAGAAAGAGCTCCGTCATGGTTTATTTAATTGCTTATGAATAATAAgtgaaatatatttgcatttaGAATGAGATTATACAGAATATAGTAGATTATTAATAATCATACCGTATATGTATTCgaacaataataatactgataTATCTATGGTAGTGTAACGGATTATATTTAGTGTATCCTATGTCTCttcttattatgttttaattttttggctttctttttatttgtacttctctctctctcttctcttttatCACTATATTTTCTCTATAACTGAAATTTTCTTAATAAGATGTTAATAATTTTACGAGTGGCAGTTGAAAGAGGAGTCTTCGCAAATTGCTGACCCAGCTtacttcaaattttgatttaccCCTCTAGCAAAAGGGATATATTACAAACCTTAAGAATCACGAATCCTGTAGGCTGTTTATGTTAGCTAGATTTAATATGTTCCCCTCCATGATGGTAAGAGGAAGGTATTTAGCTCTCCCAAAATCTGAATGTTTCTGTAAATGCAGTAAGAAGGAACCTGATACATTGGATCATATTTTCTTCTCTTGTAATTTTGGCACTAACTCTAGAAGTCAATTATTAGATGTCTTACAAATGGATAGACCGATCTCTACGCTTCCAGCTATTCAAACACTGTTGTCGGACAGTAATGATAAAATCACTTCAATAGTAGCCAAATTTTTAAGCTCAGTCCATACAGAAAGACTAATTCATTACAAAGAGGAttaggagatttcaactaaataGTAATGCGGCATTATTATATTGTTGTATCATTTATATCAATTGATGTTTTAACTAAGGATTATTATGAGAAGTTTGAAGTTATTTTTTTTACGGACTAGTATTGAATTTTAGAgttaaagatttaattaatacaagCCTTATTTTGTTGAGctcatattttatacattttatacatAATATCTATTCGAAAAGGTTTGGTTTGTTATGCCTAATAGAGGTTATTGAATATTTACCCCTCAAGTACGTAGGCAAGCGAACTAACAATCACTTAAGTCTCATGCAGGAAAGCTTAACCCAGAAGCATTTCCAGGTGGTGTCCCATCTCTCAGTAGGAGGAGGGGGCAAGGTACAGGCAGTAGCCGGCAGAGAAATATTGCTCCAGAGCACAGCCAGATGTGCCCCATCTGCTCTAAGGGAAGAGAAGCCAGGCTTTGTTGTTGACACAGCACATCTCCCTTTCCTTTGATCTGAAGGCTGCCATTGTTATCCTTGGGCAGTACAGGGAACTGGTGGTGCCAGGATGGAGCTAGATGCACAAAAGCTCCATTTTTGTCTTGCGGAAAGCAGCTACGCTTGATGACAGCATCCTGTCCTCTTTGGTGCTTGGGCTTCTTCTGTGTGGGGCTGAGTGCTTCCAGCCAGACTTGGAAGTCGTACTGTTCCAGAGGTAGCTCAGACTGTGGCTCTGTCAATGCTGCTGCGGCAAGTAGCCTctgttcctccccctgccccttaGGGGATAGAGAAATTGGGGGCATGTCTAAGGCTTGGGCTAGCATTGGACCCATTTGGAAGGGGAACTCTAGGGTGATGGGACAAGATTGTTTAGTATCATTTATTTTCTCTGACAGACCTTAAAGGACTCGGTATGATTAAGGAGGACTGAGGCTCCCTCTCCTGGCGATGTCCTTTTACTACAGCAATAACAGCCTTCCTGAGCCTGTCACAGATAGACACACCGTGGGCACTtccttccagatgacctgtttactaAGCATTcgccctgatttgtttgcagggagacaACAGCACaacattggctatttaatgacCATTGGTTCAGAATTGTTTTTGGGGAGATTAGATGACATTGCGTCAAAGCaagtgtttctctctcccccccccccactctctagTGCATTCTCCCCACCAGTTTCCAGTCTTACAGGGATGAAGCTGGCTTGTCACGCAAGTTATAACTGTGCAACCCAAATTTGCTGATGCACATGTTGTTTTTGGCcccagatggggggtgggggtggggggtggaacgGGCTTACATGTGACTCAGTCCTCATGCAAACGGGGAATTGCCTGTAGTCCATGTACCATTATATGTTCTTAATAGAACAACTCTCACTTATGTGCTGAAAGGTCAGATATAGTCATTCCCCACTTTTATTGTGAGTACAAAAGGGAGTTAACATCTATAAAAAAGGCAATTTAGTGATGCCATGTAAACATCCATAGACTATACAGTGACATGGCAATTTAGTGATGCCATGTAAACATGGCATCACTAAATGCTCAGTGGGCATATTCTGAATTAGCTACCAAGAGTCAAAGAGAGGATCCAGTTTTCCTCTTGAGATTGCCAGGAACAAGCATGAGTATATTTCTGTTCCTTCTTCACACAAAACATAGTTAACATTGGGCATTCCCTATCACAGGATACAGTAATGGTCAGTGGCTTATAGGGCTTTGTAAAGGGCGATAAATTATTACAGGATGTGAAGTCTCAACAGCAGTCGTTCACAATGGCTTAGATCAGTGGTTTctaaccagtgtgccgtggcacccaggggtgccttgaatgatggccaggggtgctgcgggcaacactggcctctgcccctctttccttcccgccctcctctgatgccctcccacatctgcctcccaaaggcttgcacagctgtttgttgaggccctggctacaagctggtcaggcaaatggtgcctctggggctggccaggaggtgctggttgccaggagcctCAGAATAAACAAGCAAGTGgatgagggagcccagccagccagtctgccagcccttgctgttgggaatggacagacaattGGGAGGCCAGACTGGCAGGCAGGTGCTgcgctggcctttcttgtgcttgctgtttccaaggcctgcctgggagccgAGTGCCCtgtgctgaaggggagcctttctgccatgcaggcccaggggctcccgctgctgccactgctgcctcccaatgTAAggtgctgcccagaggactcccaaggagaggggagcacagaggaggctgagggaaaactccacaagggagggtgttcaaaaaagggtgagagactgccagctctgcaagcatggggtgacataactgggttccCCTGAGCCCCACAGAGGTGCCACAGaaggaatgtagttggtcaagggagccgtgcaCTCAAGAAGGTTGAAAATGTCTGGCTTAAATGAAACCTCCACATGGAGAGTTCATTCATGAAGTAATGAAAGAAATCATTCAGATAAATCTGTAAGTATCAGGTGCCAGGGGCAAAACAACAGGTATCTTCATGAAGCCCCCTTcctggcttgtgggcttcccaaagcaATTGGGCTGGCCACTGATGGAAGCAGTATACTGGGCTAGGTGGGGCTTTTCCTGATGCCCTGATGAGATTAGCTTCCCTGCCAGTGAGTAAAGGGATCTGCTTGCCTTTCCTGTGGCCTCTTGTGCTCCATCAGTAGGCAGGCAGAGGGAGCAGGCACAGAGGCTCCTTTGTGCTGACTCCTCTTATGCCTGCTTTGTATGGGCTGCAGCTGCCAGCTTCCCTACAGCCTGACCCAGGACTATTCATCTGGGCAGGCAGGGGGTAGCAGCCCCCTTAGCATAATCAAACTCTCCGCCCCCTGCCTGCTTTCCCTCCAGCTGGGGAAGGGGAGTGACTTTAAACCACCAGCAGCACAAGCACCCAGAGTtgaagaagggtgtgtgtgggtgtgtgggtgtcctGTTTTGTTATCTTCCTGTTGCCCGTTCTAAAGCTCCTCTCTTTGTGGGAAGACCTTACAGGACCGACAGTAGGGGAGACCCAGAAGGAGGGAAAAGGATAACTTacctccacccaccccctgtctGCAATAACTGACTGTCCTCTTCTGGCAGAATGGTGCTGTGCCTGGCGAGACGTCTAAGCGAGACGAGAACCTCAAGCGTGGCAACTGGGGCAACCAGATCGAGTTTATTCTCACGAGCGTTGGCTACGCTGTCGGGCTTGGCAATGTATGGCGCTTCCCTTACCTCTGCTATCGCAATGGGGGAGGTGAGTATTAGCCAGGGAAGGGTGCGTGCAGCACATGAGGAGAGATAGGACCCACTCTGCATTTCACTTGCTGACAGTCCTGACTCTGATGCTGTCTGGGGCTAGAGCATGTGCAGTGTTGCAAATAGCAGGGTAGGAGTGATTCCCTGCCCCCAGCCAGTACTAAACCCAGTGCTCTGGCATAgcactgatgtgtgtgtgtttgtgtgtggtgggaATTGCAGTGCTGTGTCCTGCTAGTTCCGGGATGCAACTTTGTCCCCACAGTCCAGGGTGTATCCTAGGAGCTTCATACACAACTATCTGGTGAGTATAGGGCTCCCCCTGCAGGAGAAGACAGGGATTCCTTGCCACAGTCTGGGCAGCTTTCTCCCCACACATAATATGACACCTGGGGCAAATCTCTGCATTTCTTAAGGGGTTTGAAGCTCCTTTTCCACTGGCTTGaagcacaggaagttgccttgtactaAGTCCAACTAtttatccatctagcccagtgtgcCAGGTAGAAGAGGTCTTTCCTCGGGTGTGACGTAGTGGttcagagtgtcagactaggacatggggaaaccagggctcaaatccccacttgaccatgaagctcactgagtgaccttaggccaatcactgcctctgagcctaacctacttcacggggggggaggggttaaaagaggaaaaagtgggatataagtaCAACAAATGAATATTACATCCCATCTTGAGCTTTTTCACATCGAGATGCTGAAGCATGTGCTCTTCCCCTAAGCTATGGTTCCTCTCCGGTGCTCATTTCCTCTTCTGTCTCCAGGTGCCTTCATGTTCCCCTACTTCATCATGTTGGTGTTCTGTGGGATCCCCCTCTTCTTCATGGAGCTCTCGTTCGGACAGTTTGCTAGCCAGGGCTGCCTTGGTGTCTGGAGAATTAGCCCCATGTTCAAAGGTGAGAGGCAGCACATTCAGTGCatacattctttttaaaaaatagaattttattagattttcaacaatataacaaaaacataaaaataactgaCACTACACActataacaattttttttacaaaaatacaaaatacaaaaatcaacaaagaaaaagaaaataacgaCAAAAAAAACAACTATAATCACTGTGATCATTCAATCCTTAACATTGTTAGCTGACTTCCTCAtgtcctctccttctgcgttcattGTATAACATTGttagtaatttcttaacattatataatcatcagtAACACCTTATCTATTTTCCATAACTGTAGCCTAACATATCTTCTAGTTCAATTCTCAGATACTAATCTTAGCATGaattttcaaatagtctttaaatttcttccaatctttctgtaccgcttcgtccctctggtcttggagtttcccaGTCAGTTCTGTCAGTGCATACATTCTGTCCGGTTATTGTGCTACAAACACATTTGCAGTCCGCATCCTCTGCTCCCCATGTGTGGGTAGAGATTCGTGCGCACATTTCCCTCTGAAATGCAGGCTCCTGCACAACAGCTTTACTTTGTTGGTAAAAGGCCTGATTAAAGGACGACTGGCAACCAAATTGGTACAGTATTTGCATTTCAACTGGAGTTGCTAGGAGCAAAATCGATTTAAAGACAAACAGATAATCAGTATTTTGGGGCAGTGGACCTTCGGCATCTCTGGGCAGGATTAGTTCAAAAGCAAAATTCAGAACATGTAATACTGCACATGTAATATTGCTTCATTTTCATCGTGCTTAGTCTAATCTGTTGTAGGTGCATGAGACCATGCAGGGCGTGGTGTAGTGTCTGTGCAGCCAGTGTGCTCCCTCCACCTGCATCCCACGTGCCTTATTGCAGTTGTGCCTAGTTGTGTTAGTGAACCAGGGAGGGCAGGCAGCAGCATGATGTGCGAAAGAGGTGGGCAGGCATGCAGGCCTGAGTGCTGACTAGGCAGAAAGCTGACATCTTGGTacgttaaataataaataaacaaattgccTAACCAGGCCCAAATTGTGCTGCAGTTTGTCAGCCTGTGCCTTACATCCGCAGCCTTGGTGTTTGTGTGTCCATACTTGCACAGGCCATGTACTTTATTTGGCTGCAAACTCCCATTCCTAGACACCTTAGAGCTCTCCCCCTTGCAACTTGTGCTCACGCTTTGCTTTCCCTCCAGGTGTTGGGTATGGTATGATGGTTGTGTCCAGCTACATTGGAATCTACTACAACGTTGTGATCTGCATCGCCTTCTATTATTTCTTCTCATCAATGACACGGGTGCTGCCCTGGACGTACTGCGGCAACTACTGGAACACACCTGATTGCGCTGGTGTGTTGGACGTTACCAATGGCTCAGATGGATCATCGCTCAACTTCACACAACTCTTTAACCAGACGGTCAAGCGCACGAGCCCCAGTGAGGAATATtggaggtgatgatgatggagGGGGGCAAATGGGTGTGGGATGAAGAGGGAACCAGCTTGTCAGTCGGGAACTGAGGGCCTGCCTCACAAGAGGACAAGCTAACCACCATGGACACATCTTAGTTCAAATATGGCAGATGGAGATCATGGCCTTATTTTTACCTTCCCTAAGTTGTTAAGGATGTTACCAAAACCTTCCGGGCCTGGGATCACTGGGTGGTTCTAGGGGAGGTTGCATATTGGAGAGATGTTGCCCCAAATAGGCACCAAGCACAGACGTTTTGAATGCAGCTGTCCTGAAAGTTTCATGGGTCATCAGAATGAATGTGGGGAAACCTCTTATTTGCTATTAATGACAGGAGAGTGTCTAAGGATTAGCAGCCAGAGGCAAGCACATCTGGAAAATTAGAAGGCAGGCTCGCTATTGCTGAGCCAAGGAATGGAGATAGTAGGTGTGAATATGAGCCTGCAGCATTTTCACTTTAAAAGTTCAAAACCATCCTGTGTATTTTGCCTCTTGAATTAGAAGATTGGAACAGAATATATGTTGAGGATTATTTTTATATTAATCTTCTGATTGACCTCAGCTGCAGTCGGGCCCTGAAATGTTTATTATATTGTGAGGAGGGTTATAAATGGACTGTTCCCATAGGAATCTGAGAGATgcttgtgatatttttttttttatgtctcATGATGCAAGTGGTCTAGAAATAACCAAAACCTTGAGGCTAGTACTAAATTGTGTGCATTCATTCACCCACTCACTTGCTTGCTTCCTTATGCACAGGTTCCTATCTCCCATTTTCAACTGTTTGTTCAAAGCAGCTAATGTCATAAGGCCATTACGCCAGCATTTAACATAATAGGCTGTCACTCCTGGCATTGTGGGCAGCCCTGATGTCTGGGGTTGGACCTTTTGGTGGGGGCAGGTTGGGTAGGTGCAGATTGGTTGGGGTGTGTTTTCTGGAGCACATAAGAACTCTGGTTTGTGCTGCTGTCTTCTTCCCCAGGCGGTATGTGCTGAAGCTGTCGGATGACATTGGGAACCTGGGCGAGGTGCGACTCCCTCTTCTGGGTTGTCTGGGCGTCTCTTGGGTTGTCGTCTTCCTCTGCCTCATCAGGGGTGTCAAGTCCTCAGGAAAAGCAAGTAGTGTTCCTTCTCTTCTAACTTCTCCATGGAAACCCAAAGCATGACGACCTCTCCAGGCCTCCAACATGGCTTACCCAATGCCTGCAAACATTCTACCCCTCCTCTCTTATCCAAGCCTAACAACTTGCTTGTGAGAAATGTTTACTTCAGAACTGCCCTTCTAGATCCTTAGGAAGAGGCTGAGCTGTGTGCCCAGTGCTTAGACATTGACTAAGCAGGGTACACGAATTCATGATATAGGCAGAAAAATCATGCTGCCTAACAGACTGTTGGtactaaagcagtgtttctcaaagtgggtctccagctgctgttggcctacaactcccgccatccctagctagcaggaccagtggtctgagatgatgggagctgtagtccaacaacagctggagatgcAAGTTTGAGAAACGTCGTACTAAAGCAACGTTCAACAATAGCAGTAGCAGTAAAAGTTAAGTTGCAAGCCTGTTGCGACTGACACTGTGATGGAACTAAGGTTTCAGGGGAAGAAGACGTCTTtgtccagttgctggaaaccatcgGCAGAtacagtgctcttgtgctcaggtcctacatgagggtttcccacaagcatctgagtGGCCACAGTGACAACAGAATGCTGGGCAGGatgccattagcctgatccagctgaCTCCTCTAATGTTCTTATCCAACTTTCCTTTTGACTCCCAGGTTGTGTATTTCACGGCAACCTTCCCGTACGTGGTGCTGACAATCTTATTTGTGCGGGGGATAACCCTTGAAGGAGCCGTTACCGGGATCATGTACTATCTGACACCGCAGTGGGACAAAATTCTTGATGCAAAGGTACTTGTGTGGAATGCCGGATAGGCTCGAGCTGTTGCCCCCGGGACATGATCTCTGGGATTTCATGATCGCAccacctcttcccctcccctccttaccATAGGAGTTTGGGGGCTTGTGTAAACTAGGCAATGAGCTGTGCTGGTAATTCCCTTTCCTTGTCTTTGGTAGGTATGGGGAGATGCGGCTTCCCAGATCTTCTATTCATTGGGATGTGCCTGGGGTGGACTTATCACCATGGCATCGTATAACAAGTTCCACAACAACTGCTACAGGTAAGATTCATTCTATAAGCAATCCAGAAAGGATGCTCAAACTGTTGGCGTGGCATAGTTCTTGTCTCTGGAAGGTGTCTATAGGGAGGTGCAGGAATCACAGTGGATCTCTGGCCACTACCCCTTCCATTTTGAGGTGCTCGATTTTAGATGCTGCCCATTTTCAAGTTGTTGCATGAAACCATGAAGTCTAAGGACTTGACTTCTTCACCAGAGCCTTAACAAAACATATAGggcaagggtggctaacctgtggtcctccagacgttgttgaccgccagctcccatcagccccagccagcatggccaatggtcagggatggtttaCTCCAAGGGCCACAGATTAGCTACCCCTAATATAGGGCATGTGTTCAGAATTAAACATGGTGGACTAGTTACCTCTTACATATTTCAGCCACTTTTTTGTTAAGGGAAATAAGAGGTGATTTTCCctactctttttaaaatttaaattttttgTTCCTCCAGAAATCAGAGCTGCTTACTTGGGGCTCTACAGGGGGTCTCTGGTGATACTGTTGAGAGTTAGAAGTGCTTAGCTTTAGAGAAGGCAAGGTACATGAGATACCTTGAATCCATTCACTTGACCTTTTCCTCATTCATTCAGTGATTTTTTTCATGGATGAAATAATCTCTCCTCTCCACCTTCAAGGCTCATTCTTTGAACCTTTTCCTGGTGTCTCATAATGTGGCATGTCCTCCCACTTCCAACAGGGACAGCATCATCATCAGCATCACCAACTGCGCCACAAGTGTCTATGCAGGCTTCGTCATCTTCTCCATCCTTGGCTTCATGGCCAATCATCTAGGTGTGGATGTTTCCAAGGTGGCTGACCATGGTCCTGGCTTGGCCTTCGTGGCATATCCAGAGGCACTGACACTACTTCCTATCTCGCCCCTTTGGTctgttctcttcttcttcatgctcaTCCTGCTGGGGCTGGGAACGCAGGTAATCATGGAAATCGACCCATCAGATATTGTAGGGTGGGAGAGAGGGTATAGGCACCTATGTAGAACAGACACACTTGCAATTGGGGCAGTTTAGTAATGGAGGGCTTGGTATGTGAGAGTGGGCACTGGTGTCAGAGGCATTGCAGAGCTGGGTGGTGGAGAGTTCAACAAAAATCACCTGGGGCACTGCATCAGAAATGAATTCTCCTTTTTCCAGACTGGGTAGAGCAAGCTGAGTCACATGCTTAGGGACTAGGGATAGGTAGCCAAGCTGGttgcatccagatgttttggactacaaatttcCCATGAGGCCCAGCtgacatggccagtggtcaacaATGGTAAGAATTGGAATcttaacaacatctgaaaggcatctCTTTGGCTATCCCTACTGCAGACAGAAaagttacattattattatttttaaaaacttattattatcattataatcatgtatttatttatatcacaGCTTTTACCCTGACTCaatgtggcttacagataaaataagaacagataAGAATGATGTTATATAAAATGTTATTCGTGCCCACGTTGTCCCAAAGAACAAAGAAAGCATATTTGATCTCAGGCTGTGGGCCTCTTCTCAAGCAGTCCAGATCCTCACCCTGAAAGTGTATTAGAACTGGTTCAGGTGGAGCAGGCCCCGTTGCTAAAGGGGATGGATGGAGAGGTTGAAGCCATCTCAACATTCCTCACGCCCTGTTTCTCCTTGTTCAATTCTCTCCTTAGTTCTGCCTCCTGGAGACTCTGGTCACAGCCATCGTGGATGAAATAGGGAATGAGTGGATCATCCGTCGGAAAACCTTTGTGACTCTAGGTGTGGCTATAGTGGGCTTTCTTCTAGGGATTCCACTCACTACACAGGTATGGGGCACAGGGAGAGGGGGCATTCTTAGTCTGGAAAATCAACCCTTACTGAGCTGAGGGCAATAGGACTTGCCGATACTGACAGCTTTCCTTCCCTCCATTCTCCAGGCTGGCATCTACTGGCTGTTGTTAATGGACAACTATGCAGCAAGCTTTTCACTTGTCGTTATTTCGTGCATCATGTGTGTCTCTATCATGTACATCTATGGTAAGTATCCTGAGAGTTGCCTGGAAGCTTCTTCTGGGGTAGCCAGTCAAGATGTGGGCCATTTGCACTTCATCCTTTTTAGAAGCTATGTCAGGAATAAGCTGGGCAGCGATTGGCATTCCAAATCAGAATTGGTCAGGGTATTCCACAGTCCAACAAAACCTTTCACTGGTAGTCAAGACTACCAAGACATCTTCCTTCTGTCTGCAGTGTGACTGACAGATAGGAACCCTAGAATTGTTAGGGAAATTGAATAAATTATATTCAACAAGAAAAAAGGGACACTAACAATATGGATTCTAATATCATAGCTATCCAAAGAGGCAccaaacaaggatgcccactatcTCCCTTTTTATTCATCCTGGCTCTGGAACCTTTAGCAGTtcgaatccgagcagccacagacatcaagggagcagaaataaaaggcaaaacctacaaattagggctctttgcagatgacctaatggtcacaacaccagaccccataaacacaacaacctccctaatcagagaactcaacacatttgcaatggtgtCGGGCCTGCAGGTAAACTATGCAAAGTCAGAAGCTATGTGCttcaatacccctccccacacccaaaaGAACTAGCTAACATCACCAAGTTAAAACTTTGctacaccaagttcagatacctaggggtacaaataaccagaaacctcaataaattatacctccacaactacaagcccctgtggtgacaaataaacaaagacctaaagagatggaacaacatgaactTCACTCTctgacaaaatagccatgatcaaaatgaccACCCTCCTGAAACtaacctacctattccaaaccctcccaatctggattccccaaaCCCAACTCCacagatggcagagaaaactgcactcttttatcttctcacacaaaaaaccaagaataagccccaaatatctgCACCTCCCCTCAgagggaggatggggaatccccaacatagaagcatattacatTGCCAACCAAGTACGCCACATAATctcatatatactagaagacaaAATAATGGGTACACCtggagagggacacaattgaaaacacctgcaccacagcatacccattcctcccaaacaaactaaggagaattcccacaacacttaacaggtacatacagaccatgcttaaagcatggaaagcagaaagagGCAAACTGTCCCCATTCCCATCCCCACTAACTCCCCTGGCACACCACCTACTATTCCATCATGtcgcacaaaacctccagataaaaacctggcaaaccaaaggcttaCACCGCCTAACagacttctataaaaatagcaaacccctgtcaacacaagaaatacaagacaaactagaagacacccaaatccTCTGGTTAACACACCACCAATTACATGTCCTCTTAAACAAcccagta
This genomic interval carries:
- the SLC6A9 gene encoding sodium- and chloride-dependent glycine transporter 1 isoform X1, producing MSSQGVPCPQEQNGAVPGETSKRDENLKRGNWGNQIEFILTSVGYAVGLGNVWRFPYLCYRNGGGAFMFPYFIMLVFCGIPLFFMELSFGQFASQGCLGVWRISPMFKGVGYGMMVVSSYIGIYYNVVICIAFYYFFSSMTRVLPWTYCGNYWNTPDCAGVLDVTNGSDGSSLNFTQLFNQTVKRTSPSEEYWRRYVLKLSDDIGNLGEVRLPLLGCLGVSWVVVFLCLIRGVKSSGKVVYFTATFPYVVLTILFVRGITLEGAVTGIMYYLTPQWDKILDAKVWGDAASQIFYSLGCAWGGLITMASYNKFHNNCYRDSIIISITNCATSVYAGFVIFSILGFMANHLGVDVSKVADHGPGLAFVAYPEALTLLPISPLWSVLFFFMLILLGLGTQFCLLETLVTAIVDEIGNEWIIRRKTFVTLGVAIVGFLLGIPLTTQAGIYWLLLMDNYAASFSLVVISCIMCVSIMYIYGHRNYFKDIEMMLGFPPPMFFQICWRFISPVIIFFILVFTVIQYRPISYNTYVYPTWAISIGFLMALSSVICIPIYAVFCVMRSEGDSLMQRLKNATRPSREWGPALMEHRKGRYAPVLSSSTESQLEVQLLNPEKPKSDEAGVAVAITVGTNGSTHSQDSKI
- the SLC6A9 gene encoding sodium- and chloride-dependent glycine transporter 1 isoform X2 gives rise to the protein MAEKCSEGLLNGAVPGETSKRDENLKRGNWGNQIEFILTSVGYAVGLGNVWRFPYLCYRNGGGAFMFPYFIMLVFCGIPLFFMELSFGQFASQGCLGVWRISPMFKGVGYGMMVVSSYIGIYYNVVICIAFYYFFSSMTRVLPWTYCGNYWNTPDCAGVLDVTNGSDGSSLNFTQLFNQTVKRTSPSEEYWRRYVLKLSDDIGNLGEVRLPLLGCLGVSWVVVFLCLIRGVKSSGKVVYFTATFPYVVLTILFVRGITLEGAVTGIMYYLTPQWDKILDAKVWGDAASQIFYSLGCAWGGLITMASYNKFHNNCYRDSIIISITNCATSVYAGFVIFSILGFMANHLGVDVSKVADHGPGLAFVAYPEALTLLPISPLWSVLFFFMLILLGLGTQFCLLETLVTAIVDEIGNEWIIRRKTFVTLGVAIVGFLLGIPLTTQAGIYWLLLMDNYAASFSLVVISCIMCVSIMYIYGHRNYFKDIEMMLGFPPPMFFQICWRFISPVIIFFILVFTVIQYRPISYNTYVYPTWAISIGFLMALSSVICIPIYAVFCVMRSEGDSLMQRLKNATRPSREWGPALMEHRKGRYAPVLSSSTESQLEVQLLNPEKPKSDEAGVAVAITVGTNGSTHSQDSKI